A window from Rhizobium sp. BG4 encodes these proteins:
- the cyoA gene encoding ubiquinol oxidase subunit II: MLLTAASLTACEHLELMNPKGDIGAQEKTLILIALGLMLLVVIPVMVLTVFFAWRYRATNTKATYAPDWAHSTKIEAIVWTIPCLIVGILAVMIWETTHSLDPYKPLDSKVPPVRVEVMALNWKWLFIYPDYGVASVNHLAIPAGTPINFTLTAESMMNSFFIPQLGTQIYAMAGMRTRLHLIADEQGTYDGLSSAFSGPGFSDMHFDVVATSPADFDKWVAQAKSSPLTLNAESYRSLEAPSIKNPAAVYANVDPGIFDSVVNRYMADRMPQTADAATSDICTAATPYPTAWNNN, from the coding sequence ATGCTGCTGACGGCAGCCTCGCTCACGGCCTGCGAACATCTCGAGCTGATGAACCCGAAAGGCGATATCGGCGCGCAGGAAAAGACGCTGATCCTCATCGCGCTCGGCCTGATGCTGCTGGTCGTCATCCCCGTCATGGTGCTGACGGTGTTTTTCGCCTGGCGCTACCGCGCCACGAATACCAAGGCGACCTATGCGCCGGACTGGGCGCATTCGACCAAGATCGAAGCGATCGTCTGGACGATCCCCTGCCTGATCGTCGGCATCCTCGCCGTGATGATCTGGGAAACCACCCATTCGCTCGATCCATACAAGCCGCTGGATTCGAAGGTGCCGCCTGTCCGTGTCGAGGTGATGGCGCTGAACTGGAAGTGGCTGTTCATCTATCCGGATTACGGCGTCGCTTCCGTCAATCACCTGGCGATCCCGGCCGGCACGCCGATCAACTTCACGCTGACGGCTGAATCGATGATGAATTCCTTCTTCATCCCGCAGCTCGGCACGCAGATCTACGCCATGGCCGGTATGCGTACCCGGCTGCATCTGATCGCCGACGAGCAGGGCACCTATGACGGCCTGTCCTCGGCCTTCAGCGGCCCCGGCTTCTCCGACATGCATTTCGACGTGGTGGCAACGAGCCCCGCCGACTTCGACAAGTGGGTGGCGCAGGCCAAGAGCTCGCCGCTGACGCTGAATGCGGAGAGCTACCGGTCGCTCGAAGCCCCGAGCATCAAGAACCCCGCCGCAGTCTACGCCAATGTCGATCCGGGCATCTTCGATTCCGTGGTCAACCGCTACATGGCCGACCGCATGCCGCAGACCGCGGATGCCGCCACCTCCGACATCTGCACGGCTGCCACTCCCTATCCGACCGCCTGGAACAACAACTGA
- the ugpE gene encoding sn-glycerol-3-phosphate ABC transporter permease UgpE yields MIEKRPIASLIGHLMLIIGIIIVAFPIYYTFIASTMTSAEIIKPPISLLPGSHFTENYSEALFGGVERAVGVNLERLLFNTFVVAILIAVGKILISFLSAFAVVFFRFPLRMVFFWMIFVTLMLPVEVRILPTYKVIVDLGLIDTYAGLTLPLMASATATFLFRQFFLTIPGELLEAARIDNAGPFRFMRDILLPLSRTNIAALFVILFIYGWTQYLWPLLVTNDAQMNTIIIGLRKMVDFTDAATPWNFVMVTAILAIIPPILVVVLMQRWFVKGLVETEK; encoded by the coding sequence ATGATCGAAAAACGCCCAATCGCCAGCCTCATCGGCCACCTGATGCTGATCATCGGCATCATCATCGTCGCCTTCCCGATCTATTACACCTTCATCGCCTCAACGATGACGTCGGCGGAGATCATCAAGCCTCCGATCTCGTTGCTGCCGGGCAGCCACTTTACCGAGAATTACAGCGAGGCGCTGTTTGGCGGCGTCGAGCGCGCCGTCGGCGTCAATCTGGAACGGCTGCTCTTCAACACCTTCGTGGTGGCGATCCTGATTGCCGTCGGCAAGATCCTGATCTCCTTCCTGTCGGCCTTCGCGGTGGTGTTCTTCCGCTTTCCGCTGCGCATGGTGTTCTTCTGGATGATCTTCGTGACGCTGATGCTGCCGGTCGAGGTGCGCATCCTGCCCACCTACAAGGTGATCGTCGATCTCGGCCTGATCGATACCTATGCAGGACTGACCCTGCCGCTGATGGCCTCGGCGACCGCAACCTTCCTGTTCCGGCAGTTCTTCCTGACGATCCCCGGCGAACTGCTGGAGGCGGCGCGTATCGACAATGCCGGACCGTTCCGCTTCATGCGCGATATCCTGCTGCCGCTGTCGCGCACCAATATCGCCGCGCTCTTCGTTATTCTGTTCATCTATGGCTGGACGCAGTATCTCTGGCCGCTGCTCGTTACCAATGACGCGCAGATGAACACGATCATTATCGGGCTCAGGAAGATGGTGGATTTCACCGACGCGGCGACGCCCTGGAATTTCGTGATGGTGACGGCGATCCTTGCGATCATCCCGCCCATCCTCGTCGTGGTGCTGATGCAGCGCTGGTTCGTAAAAGGTCTTGTGGAGACGGAGAAGTAA
- the ugpA gene encoding sn-glycerol-3-phosphate ABC transporter permease UgpA, protein MQRVVFPNKILPYFLVAPQIILTVVFFFWPASQALYQSMQREDPFGLKSGFVGFANFRDVLADPNYLHSLYVTVVFSVLTALLSMVVALALATAADKVVRGQTFYRTLLIWPYAVAPAVAGMLWLFMFNPAMGTFAYILRRNGFMWDPLLNGNQAMTLVIVAAAWKQISYNFLFFVAGLQAIPKSLIEAAAIDGARGSRRFWTIVFPLLAPTTFFLLVVNTVYAFFDTFGIIHSVTGGGPAKATETLVYKVYNDGFVNLNLGSSAAQSVILMIIVIALTAFQFRFVEKRVHYA, encoded by the coding sequence GTGCAGCGCGTCGTCTTTCCGAACAAGATCCTTCCCTATTTCCTGGTGGCCCCGCAGATCATCCTCACGGTGGTCTTCTTCTTCTGGCCGGCCAGCCAGGCGCTCTACCAGTCGATGCAGCGCGAAGACCCCTTCGGCCTGAAAAGCGGCTTCGTCGGCTTTGCGAATTTCCGCGATGTGCTGGCCGATCCCAACTATCTGCATTCGCTCTACGTCACCGTCGTCTTCAGCGTTCTGACCGCCCTGCTGTCGATGGTCGTGGCGCTGGCTTTGGCGACGGCCGCCGACAAGGTGGTGCGCGGGCAAACCTTCTATCGCACGCTGCTGATCTGGCCCTATGCCGTGGCGCCCGCCGTCGCCGGCATGCTGTGGCTCTTCATGTTCAATCCGGCCATGGGCACCTTCGCCTATATCCTGCGCCGCAACGGCTTCATGTGGGATCCGCTTCTGAACGGCAACCAGGCGATGACGCTGGTCATCGTCGCGGCCGCCTGGAAGCAGATCAGCTACAATTTCCTGTTCTTCGTCGCCGGCCTGCAGGCGATCCCGAAATCGTTGATCGAAGCGGCCGCGATCGACGGCGCCCGCGGCAGCCGCCGCTTCTGGACGATCGTCTTCCCGCTGCTGGCGCCGACCACCTTCTTCCTGCTCGTCGTCAACACCGTCTACGCCTTCTTCGACACCTTCGGCATCATCCATTCGGTGACCGGCGGCGGCCCGGCAAAGGCGACGGAAACGCTGGTCTACAAGGTCTATAATGACGGCTTCGTGAACCTCAATCTCGGCTCGTCCGCGGCCCAGTCGGTGATCCTGATGATCATCGTCATCGCCCTGACCGCCTTCCAATTCCGCTTCGTCGAGAAGCGCGTGCATTATGCGTGA
- a CDS encoding sn-glycerol-3-phosphate import ATP-binding protein UgpC, with the protein MARITLKDVRKTYGGGVEVIKGVSLDIADGELVVLVGPSGCGKSTLLRMIAGLEGITSGQIAIGERVVNDLEPSERDIAMVFQNYALYPHMTVRQNLAYGLKNRNTPKDEIERRIVKAAKSLEIEPFLERKPRQLSGGQRQRVAMGRAIVREPAAFLFDEPLSNLDAKLRVQMRVEIKRLQRALATTSVYVTHDQMEAMTLADRLVVLNGGQIEQVGTPIELYEKPATTFVATFIGSPSMNLLETSGSGFALGNGATPLPSGTATLGIRPEDLHLAEPGKPDAFTADVRVGAVELVGAESYVHGTLPNAQDIVFRVPGRSQIAIDSRVTVGAAQSSLHFFDGNGKRIG; encoded by the coding sequence ATGGCCAGAATCACCCTCAAGGATGTCCGCAAGACCTATGGCGGCGGCGTCGAAGTCATCAAGGGCGTTTCGCTTGACATCGCCGACGGCGAGCTCGTCGTTCTCGTCGGCCCCTCCGGCTGCGGCAAGTCCACGCTGCTCAGGATGATCGCCGGTCTGGAAGGGATCACGTCGGGCCAGATCGCCATCGGCGAACGCGTCGTCAACGACCTGGAACCCTCGGAGCGCGATATCGCCATGGTCTTCCAGAACTATGCGCTCTATCCGCATATGACCGTGCGCCAGAACCTCGCCTACGGCCTGAAGAACCGCAACACGCCAAAGGACGAGATCGAGCGGCGGATCGTCAAGGCGGCGAAATCGCTGGAGATCGAGCCCTTCCTGGAGCGCAAGCCGCGCCAGCTCTCCGGCGGCCAGCGCCAGCGCGTCGCCATGGGCCGCGCCATCGTACGCGAGCCCGCGGCCTTCCTGTTCGACGAGCCGCTCTCCAACCTCGATGCCAAGCTGCGCGTGCAGATGCGCGTCGAGATCAAGCGGCTGCAGCGGGCGCTCGCAACGACCAGCGTCTATGTCACCCACGACCAGATGGAAGCCATGACGCTCGCCGACCGGCTTGTCGTCCTGAACGGCGGCCAGATCGAGCAGGTCGGAACACCGATCGAGCTTTACGAAAAGCCGGCAACCACCTTCGTCGCCACCTTCATCGGCTCGCCCTCGATGAACCTCTTGGAGACCAGCGGCAGCGGCTTTGCACTCGGTAACGGCGCCACGCCGCTGCCGTCTGGTACCGCCACCCTCGGCATTCGCCCGGAAGACCTGCACCTTGCCGAACCCGGTAAGCCCGATGCCTTCACCGCCGATGTCCGGGTCGGCGCTGTCGAGTTGGTCGGTGCCGAGAGCTATGTCCACGGCACGCTGCCGAACGCCCAGGACATCGTCTTCCGCGTTCCCGGCCGATCGCAGATCGCCATCGATTCCCGTGTCACCGTCGGCGCCGCCCAATCCAGCCTTCATTTCTTCGACGGCAACGGCAAACGGATCGGCTGA
- the ugpB gene encoding sn-glycerol-3-phosphate ABC transporter substrate-binding protein UgpB, translating into MSIRFIAASAATVTLSLSFASSAFAVTELQWWHAMAGANNEVVNQLSKEFNDSQKDYKIVPVFKGTYPEALNAGIAAFRAKQAPAILQVFDAGSGVMMGAEGAIMPAAQVLEKGGFKFDKSEYLPGIAAYYSKPDGTMLSFPYNSSSPILYYNKDTFKKAGLDPESPPKTWPEVFEAAKKIKSSGASSCGLTSTWLTWIQTENLAAWNNVSYGSNENGLAGTDVKLAFNSPLFVQHFQSIADLAKDGTFRYGGRTSEAKQLFTSGECGIMTESSGGLGDIIKTGMNYGIGQLPYYEGEGRPQNTIPGGASLWVFAGKSDEEYKGIAQFFHFLSQTKIQARLHQVSGYMPVTMAAYEDTKKSGFYDKNPGRETPILQMMGKAPTENSKGVRLVNLPQVRDIMNEEFEAMLAGKQDAKAALDKAVERGNAAIQQAIGQ; encoded by the coding sequence ATGTCCATTCGTTTCATCGCCGCATCGGCGGCAACTGTCACCCTGTCGCTCTCCTTCGCTTCGAGCGCTTTCGCGGTGACCGAACTGCAGTGGTGGCACGCCATGGCGGGCGCCAATAACGAGGTGGTCAACCAGCTCTCCAAGGAATTCAACGACAGCCAGAAGGACTACAAGATCGTTCCGGTCTTCAAGGGCACCTATCCGGAAGCCCTGAATGCCGGCATCGCCGCCTTCCGCGCCAAGCAGGCGCCGGCGATCCTGCAGGTCTTCGACGCCGGCAGCGGCGTGATGATGGGCGCCGAGGGCGCGATCATGCCGGCGGCCCAGGTTCTCGAAAAGGGCGGCTTCAAGTTCGACAAGTCGGAATACCTGCCTGGTATCGCCGCCTATTATTCGAAGCCCGACGGCACGATGCTGTCCTTCCCCTACAACTCGTCCTCGCCGATCCTCTATTACAACAAGGACACCTTCAAGAAGGCCGGTCTCGACCCGGAAAGCCCGCCGAAGACCTGGCCTGAAGTGTTCGAGGCCGCCAAGAAGATCAAGTCGAGCGGCGCCTCCTCCTGCGGCCTGACATCCACCTGGCTGACCTGGATCCAGACCGAGAACCTCGCTGCCTGGAACAACGTCTCCTACGGCTCGAACGAGAACGGCCTTGCCGGTACCGATGTGAAGCTCGCCTTCAACTCGCCGCTCTTCGTCCAGCATTTCCAGTCGATCGCCGATCTCGCCAAGGACGGCACCTTCCGTTATGGCGGCCGGACTTCCGAGGCCAAGCAGCTCTTCACCTCCGGCGAATGCGGCATCATGACGGAATCGTCAGGCGGCCTCGGCGACATCATCAAGACGGGCATGAACTACGGCATCGGCCAGCTGCCCTACTATGAAGGCGAAGGGCGCCCGCAGAACACCATCCCCGGCGGCGCCAGCCTCTGGGTCTTCGCCGGCAAGAGTGACGAGGAATACAAGGGCATCGCCCAGTTCTTCCACTTCCTGTCGCAGACCAAGATCCAGGCGCGCTTGCACCAGGTCTCCGGCTACATGCCGGTCACCATGGCCGCCTATGAGGACACCAAGAAGTCCGGCTTCTACGACAAGAACCCGGGCCGCGAAACGCCGATCCTGCAGATGATGGGCAAGGCGCCGACCGAAAACTCCAAGGGCGTGCGTCTCGTCAACCTGCCGCAGGTCCGCGACATCATGAACGAAGAGTTCGAAGCGATGCTCGCCGGCAAGCAGGATGCCAAGGCTGCCCTCGACAAGGCGGTCGAGCGCGGCAATGCCGCCATCCAGCAGGCGATCGGCCAGTAA